In Phaseolus vulgaris cultivar G19833 chromosome 7, P. vulgaris v2.0, whole genome shotgun sequence, the genomic stretch GTCTTCCTCCATGCAAAACCTCAGAGAAGTCAACATGACAAACAACGCCTTCTACGGTCGTTTACCAAACCCCATGCTGAAGAATTTCGGCGTGACAGCCTTCTCAGGTAACGAGGGTTTATGTGGTGCAACACCGTTACCTGTCTGTTCCTTCACCACAAACCCTCCTAAAGATAATGATAATAGCAATGAAAATGAACCGTCTCAGACAGTTCCTTCAAACCCCAGTTCCTTCCCCGAGACCAGCATAATAGCTCGACCGGGGAAGGAGCATCATAAGGGTTTAAGTCCCGGTGTCATTGTGGCAATTGTTGTGGGGAATTGTGTGGCGTTGCTTGTGATGACATCATTTCTCGTGGCGCATTGTTGCGCAAGGGGGAGAGGGTCTAGTTTGGTGGGGAGTGGGGAGAGTTATGGGAAGAGGAAGAGTGGGAGCAGTTACAATGGGAGTGAGAAGAAGGTGTATGGAAGTGGGGGTGGTGAGAGTGATGGGACTACTGGGACTGATAGGAGTAGGCTTGTGTTTTTTGATCGGAGGAGTGAGTTTGAGTTGGAGGATCTGCTGCGAGCCTCGGCGGAGATGCTTGGGAAGGGGAGTTTGGGAACAGTTTATAGGGCGGTGCTTGATGATGGGTGCACCGTGGCGGTGAAGAGGCTGAAGGATGCCAATCCTTGCGCCAGGCATGAGTTTGAGCAGTATATGGATGTGATTGGGAAGCTTAAGCACCCCAATGTGGTAAGACTCAAAGCCTATTACTATGCGAAAGAGGAAAAGCTTCTTGTCTATGACTATCTCTCCAATGGAAGCTTGCATACTCTTCTTCATGGTCAGTCACTCTTCTGGTTAATTACTCTATTCGTCTATGTTTACATCACCCCCACAAGTTACTCTATCCATTAACACGGAAAGggataaaattaaatttgagtTAAACAAACTTTAAATACCTTTGCATTGCACCAAAAGAAACTTATACGAGTCTGAACTATAACTAATTTaactaaaaatcaaatttagaaaGTAGAACATGTCTGAATCGCAATTTGTGGTgatttgatttaaatttttgttttgtggGGGGTTTGTTGGATACCGATGATAGGGAATCGTGGTCCCGGGAGGATTCCGTTGGATTGGACAACAAGAATAAGCCTGATGTTGGGAGCAGCAAGAGGTCTTGCGAAGATCCACGTAGAGTACAGTGCAGCCAAAGTGCCTCACGGGAACGTGAAATCTTCGAACGTGCTTCTGGACAAGAACGGCGTGGCTTGCATCTCGGACTTCGGACTGTCACTCCTCTTGAACCCGGTTCACGCCATTGCACGATTGGGAGGGTACAGGGCCCCCGAACAGGAACAGCACAAGAGGCTGTCTCAGCAGGCTGACGTGTACAGCTTCGGGGTGTTGCTGCTGGAAGTTCTCACAGGAAGAGCTCCTTCGTCGCAGTACCCTTCACCGGCTCGTCCCAGAATGGAGGAAGAGGAACAGGCCGTGGTGGACCTTCCCAAATGGGTTCGCTCCGTGGTGAAGGAAGAGTGGACCGCAGAGGTGTTTGACCAGGAGCTTTTGCGCTACAAGAACATCGAGGAAGAGCTTGTGTCCATGCTTCATGTGGGGTTGGCCTGTGTGGTGGCTCAGCCGGAGAAGAGGCCAACTATGGAAGAAGTTGTGAAGATGGTTGAGGAGATCAGGGTGGAGCAATCACCTCTTGGGGAGGACTATGATGAATCTCGCAATTCGCTTTCACCTTCCATTCCCACCACTGAAGATGGTCTAGCTTAGGAGAATAATGTTCAAATCTTATTGTATGGTATATACAAGATTAATTAATGTCATACTCTAGTTAATTACTTTCACTGCAGTGATTAGCTCCTCTTCTGGTTGCACTGTCTTATTGCCCATTACTTTTTGCTGTCGTTACAAGTGTTCTTTGTAAAATTTGTGAGTTCTGTGGAATTCCATTGTTCAACGTAACACAAATCTGAATTATCGATGCTAGTTGAATTGTATACTGTTGTACATCTGGAGTTTGCATCATTGGACATTGGTACAGTTCAATGGCATTGTCATGAATTGAATCTCGTGCGACCCTGAAATCATGGAATCGTGTTCATAAAACCAATGTGAATAAAATTGCGCCAAATGCTACGCACGCAAGCTCATGATGAATGAAGCGCGTGCCAGAAATATAGATTGCAGCTTACAAATAATGAATGAGTAccttaaaaacattaaacatgtGTGAATTCAAACCTTAAGATTTCACGTTTCATATTGAGatcatatataatattcaaGCCACGAAAGACTTGAACTCTTTCTTGAAAAtctcattttaattataaaatgaaatagCTCTCACTTAGTAAAGCTATTAGACATGCTATGGAAGCGTTTGAATTCAAATTCTGCAGTCCACATCCTTCTTTCGTGAGCTTTCCCTAAGGAATAGGAACTCCTTGAACCAAAATAAAAGTTACTTacatttgttcttatttttcatCTCTTGACACAAAGGGGAAATGATTAATAATGTTGCACTAATAAATAAAGTTGAATTACTCTGCATCTGTTTACATTTACTACAAAGGAGGAGGACTACTGCTAATTCATTACTATGCTACAATCACCTAGGAATAATATACAAAAAcatctctcttttttctttttacataaGCTTATTAAAATTACAACCACCACCTAAAATTAGTGAAAGGGAATTTGTGATTACAGTTCCGAAGTACAATTTCCACAATCTTGGCCACAGAATCTGTCttgatttgatattttcttCTTAAAGAATCTTAGTCATAGCAAATATCCCACTCAACTTGATGGCTCCAGTGTGACTAACAATAATTGAATAGGCTGAATTAACTGTTAGCTTACTGCTCCAGTTTCATCAATTAGTGTGCCAACTTGTTCTCCACATAAAGCTTTAGAGATGTTCCCAGGCTCCAGTAGATTAAAAACCACGACTGTATAAGAAAATGGCCACAGAAATTTgtcaaataaaatatgtaataaaatgaCCACTTTATCGATAACTTCATTGGAGACTCATAAACCTAAACATAAAAGCAAAAATATTAACTCTAGGAGGAGAACCACCAAAGGACCAACAGTTTTTCTTGCAGAAACAGTGCCTAGCAGAGTTTAAGCATGCAACAGGGACCATTTTGGAACCCATTGTCAATGCAAAAACCAAAGGCACTGAAACCTGAAAGACGCTCATAAAAAGATCAAATGCAAGAACTTACTAACCAGGAATGGCATTTCCCTTGCAGAATGTCAGCGCTGACGCATCCATAGAGGTGACTCCTCTTGACCCCAGCTCTCTGAAGGATATGTGCTCAAAAGTGAAATTGTTATCTCGTGAGTTGCAGTCATACACACCATCTACATTAGTACCCTTGAGGACCGCTTCAGCATTAACTGCAAGGTTGAAGGAGATATATGCTGATGCTAGCAAAACCAAAAGccaaaaaccaaaaacaaagaTGCATGTGTTGCCCTTTGCATAAACTACAGATAAAGTGGGAAAAAAGgtaattagaaaattattttaaaaacaaaggaCAACAGCATACGCTCTGAAGCACGAAGAGCTGCAGCTATGTCAGTTGAGAAAAGTGGATTGCCAGCACCAAAACTGATGCCACCAAATATAACAACTCTTCCTTTCTCAAGATGTCTGATCGCCCGCTGCCTATTGTATGGTTCAGCAAACTCCTGCATGGCAATTGAAGTTTGTACACGAGTCTGAACACCCATCTTCTCTAGAGTTGATTGGAGCAATATTGAATTCATCACTGTTGCCATCATGCTGGAAAATTCAAGGTCAAGAAAACCGTACTTATTCAGGtcaatattttaaagaaaagtaGAAACAAAAGTAAATCACTTTGAAAGCTAATGTATTAACCAGATTAAAAATATCTCATGGCAGCATATGTACCTAAGCAACAAAGTGATGGCCATCACCCATGTGCAAGGTATCAAGAAGATACTTGGCAAAGCATAATAGAATGTCTCAAAGTTAAAGCATCAAAAGACAtttgtttttcaagaaaaagaaacagAGAAATCAAATATGAGAATAACATAAGATGGCAGCTTAAACTGttacaaaagaaataattgttaagcATATTTCAATATAAATTCATTCATCATAGATCAAAACTTCCCCATAATTGAATATGCAACTAAATGGAAGGTCGGAAGTGCAACTCTAGAAAGGGGAAAAATGGGTTTATACAGTCGGCAGAGGCACATACagttaaaaatgataaatatcaTCACACAAAAAACTGGACCAAAAATTCCCATGGTGAGTCTGACCATAGCCCCATTCAGATCTTCAAATATCAGATTTCCAATTTAGTTTTCTAAAATGAGAAGAATCTTTGTCCTCTAACCTTTATAGCCTTATGACCTGTGTCAATGTGCTCTACATTGACACAACCAATACCCCATACTAGTCAAGTCAAAGTTCAGTTCACAGATATAGCGTTCTCCAGCACCACCACCAAGGTACTTTCTATCCCACTTCACAAACATATATTCTTTGGTTGGGatcatctatttttttttatcaggatATGGATGGTTGCACGGATACCTAaatctattttcaatttattttctttgggaTTGATCTCTAGTAAAATTACAAAGGTGTAAATCGAACTTGCATAGAAAATTTGGTGATTAACCTTACCCAACTTGGTATGCAGTACATCTTTCTAAACCTGTCGCAGTTACCCATGCATCTCCAGAGAAGAAATTACGACCTCCAACAACAATAGCCACCTGAAATATCACAAGATACTTCAGCTAAACTGAAAGGGTGACAGAATAACAGACCCCAGAGAACAATCAAGACAACTGATACCTCAACACCAAGGCGGGAAGCTATGGCAACTTCTCTTGAAACTAACATAGCCACCTGATAATTAGTTTAAACAAACAAATGTAATAAGTCACAATATCTAGATAACAATTACTACACCGTAAGACCTTAGGTCATGAGTCAAATAATGTTATAAAACTTCCCACATATTGGAACCAAACCACAAACCTTAGGGTCAATGTTGCAGGTATCAGATCCAGTAAGAGCTGCTCCACTAATTTTGAAGACTACCCTCCGCCATCTAAGGTTTGTCAGTGCTTTTGACCTCATGCTATTCGCTTGACCACCAGTACTGGGTGTTGCCACTCCATATCTAGGAATAAAGCAGGGGAAATTTAACATTCATTTGACACTATCACAAAAATCAGgaaaagaaaagggaaaaacaatTCATATTGAATGAGATTCAGCATAAAAACCCGCTTCCTAGTAACACCACCCACATTATAAATTGGAAATGTCATCCGCATATGATTTGAGATTCAGAAGTGTGCCAGTGAAGATAGCATTAGCTTATTTGCAACAACACTGGAGAACTTCAAATTTTTAGCATCAGTTAAACCATAGACCCATACTAATTCCAAAATCCTATTCTGAAGCCCAAACTAATACTTAAATAACATAACAAAAAATCAATACCGTTTAATGTTAAGATTCTACAAACTGTAATATGTGCACTCCTGTAGTAAAAAGTAAACTAGTAATTCATTATTAAAAGTTGTAACCGTCTGTACAAATTAAGTACAAGGATAAGGAAGGTACATCTAAGAAACAAAAATGGACAAATCCTTGGTGGACATAAAGCACGGTGAAACATTGCATAACAACAATACACTAAATAATTTACCATCGGATACTACATCGAGATAATAACACAGTACAGATAACTGAAGTAACGCCATAACCATTTTGAGTTGACATGATATTTCTAAACTAAAAGCGTGTCAGTGAATACAGAATGACCCTTGTTAAAATGCAGCAATACCTCCaaagaaaacaagttttctGATTCAGTCAAACCACACACCCCTATTTATTACAAGAACCAATTCTAAGGTCTAGTCCACGAAAAACATGACAAAAACCTACATGATGCAAAAGCAAACATTGTACACTCTACTGACTATACCATGCTGCACAGTTGAACTGCAAAGTAATATCATAAAGCTATTCAATATTCCAATCTTCAAGCATCTAGATTAAACTATGTATTTACAATGCAGCCAACGAACAGATTCAGGCACTAGAGcaccaaaccaaaacagaaaacaaataaacaaatcCTGGTGAACATAATAACGCAATAACTATCAATGTGAACTACTAATACTCGTTTGCAAAAGTAATGagagaaatattaaatattacggTGCAGAATGCTGAGTATAATACCTCTTCGATTGTCTGGGCGAAGTTCCGGCAGAAACAACCGCTTTATCCTCATCGGGAAATTTCGCCGGAAGAGAATTCCCGACAATCTGCTCCAATTGTTTGAACCAAGGCCAGTGACTGGTGGAAATGCAGCCACTGCTCATTCTATGTCGCTCCAATTTGTACCTCTTCTTTAGGTTATCGACCTTGTTCTTACACTGTTCCACGCTCTTCGATTGGTTCTCGCACCGTCCGCTCACCACCAACGCAACCTCCTCCCAATCTCTTCCTCTCAGGTTTCCCCGATTCAGCTGTGTGAACTTCTCCGTGTACGCCTCGAGGAGGCACACGATCGCTGTGTCGCTCCACTCCTCCCTGTCCTTCCGGTACTCGGCGCTGCCTGTGCTCGACGGCGGAGCCTTAGATCTCTTGTTGAATCCGTACGACGCAGCTCCCTCGCCGATCTCCTCGCGGTCCTTGCGCTTCTCACTGCCGCCATCGTCGTCGAAGGGGTTTCCGTAGTCCTCGGCGTCGTCGGCGACGGATTTGGGTGGGACAGGAGCGACGGCGACGGCGGAGGGGGAGAAGTGGTGGTGCGGCGCGTAAGGTTGGTGGAGGTGGTGGTTATCGTCACGGAGGAGAGAGAAGTCGTCGTCGTCGTCGCAAGAGGCCATAAGGGTGTGGAGGACGTTACGGCGTCGTCGGGGACGTTAGGGAAAGAGAATGGGGCGTTGAGAGAAGGTGTGTGTGGGAGGGTTTGACGGAGCGTGCCTTCCGTGAGTGGGTCTGGTATCTGCCGTCACGCGGGTGACGGTCCCGTTAAGTGCCAAAAACGAGTGCATTACACGCGCTTTTGCTAGTCCTGGAGTGTGGGGAATTTGGATCTGCCGGTGACGGGCCATGCTTATCCAACTCAAATCTGTTTGTTTGGGCCAACCTCATGTGTTTggtatgaaaaatatatatcatttttaaataaataaatatttttaattattcttgctctcagttttaattcttgtaaGAAAATATCTATAATCCTTATAAATTCTAAAACAGCTTTGTTTCTATTGTTAAACTCATTGCAAAAATAAGATTAACAATTTAATAATGTAATGAAATCATTGTCAATGAGCATGTGTCTTCTCTGGTTTTATTGTATCAATTAGTAATTAATTTGTCTTcttaaatttaagtaatttatacaaaaaaaattacttcaagagtatttaacttaattttgtAACACTTTAAGAATATATTCTCCATTATTTCCTCACTCAAAACATGTATCTTTCTTAACAGATCGTATATGTATAATTAATgtcactttattttttttattgaaaaaaattatttattaggaAAGatcttatataattattaaaatgaacttTTTTTATGTCATATAGATGCACACGTGATATAGAAAGGTCTAAAAAATTTATGCCGTTGGACAAATATCATGGAAAAGTCATAGcaaaacattataaaatatttatgatttttgtCCTACTTTTTATAATGGTTAAATTTATACTTATCATAAAAAAACATGGCATCATAATCATCGTAAAAAATAACACATTCTATTATATATGTACTTTTAACCATTCTAACCACAACTAAAAATATCACTTTATGTACAACTAAGTTACACAAGACACTAATACAAATAACCTTCACCTTGTTAAACATGCcactaaaaaaatacaaaaccaaCACTTTAAGATTTGTTATCATTATTCACCGAGTAAATGTAGCATTTCTCAAAAATAAAACCTAAGAACACAAGCTTTAAAACCTAGGGTTTCATGACAAGGAAATGTGAGTTAACTAAAACATGTTTTAGGAAGGAGATGCTTTCTAAAAATTGGAGTCATTGAGATCCCTAAATTTTGTGTCctcttttataagaaaaatttattgaaagttCATGGGCATATGCAATTACATTACATGAAAGAAGAGTATCCAAACTTTACAAAGAATGTATGATTAATGCTAACAACAAGATGCATCCCACTTATGTCCCACCACCATCTAATAAGGAAATGGAACTTTTCACATATATTGTTAAGAAAGTCATTTATTACCCTCTTTAAAGACAAAGAAGGAATGAAATTGGAGAGTGGCACACAAACCAATGATCTAACAAATTATTTAGTCTAAGTGAGTATAAACCTGGTATAAACATCTACAAGTTAAACATAAGaacaaaactaataaaaaaggACAGATAAAATGCATGACAACAAAATACATAAAATCGATGACCATAAAGGATACTTTATACTTTCAATTGTGAGGGGCATATAATAATATACCCACACAATCTTAAAGTCTTTATTTTCACGGTAGTAGCCTGAAAATTAGAGAGACATGAAACAACATGTTTGgtaaaaaagtatataaaagaAGTCGTTAAgcaaaaaaaatatcttttgttATACCTCACTTCCATTTAATatctaaatattttctaaatgaGCAGTCAAAATAACTCTTGGATTCACttcttttaaaataagtaattgATTTTTTAGAAAGCATAATATCCTCAATTGTTATTATATATGGATAATTATAATTGAGGCTAGTATCTACAAAATTTAGgtataaaataaatcaataaagaaaaaaattgatctTTATGGTAGTGATAAGGAAAGATAagtcataaataaattaatcacTTTCTCAAATGAAACTTGTAAAGGTAATGCACTAACGACATATTATTTAGACAATTGTAGCTATAAAATAGTCTTGAATTGCATCCCTAATATACCATTTtcaaatgaagtatttgattgtctataaaataatattgaattgcATCCCTAATATACCATCTTCAAATGAAGCATTTGATATAGGCCATTGTTAAATTAACTTCTTAACAATAACTTGGACATGTCCACctaaatttttgttaaaaagTCAAAGGAGATAACCTGCTTAAAAGTTGGAAAatgtataagttaattttaattcatgAGTTATGATTATAGCAAGCCCAATACTAAACTCACCATTATAGACAACAAAACAACCACGACATGCATATCCAAtcatttataaaatatgtaaataatcCTCTAATCTCAACTTTTAAAGCTTTGAGTCTTCCTCGCCATCCTTCCTTAGAATCTTTCTCttaattttttcttctctttgtttGTCATGCTTATTGTCTTTATTCCATTATGTTTCTTTTCTCTTCCCTCCACATactattattcattttatttatattatagatGGCAGATAACTGAGTCATGACTAAAATGATCTACGTGTTAGGAGATTGACGAATAAAGTAATTTTAGCTTGTGCTTTAAGAGATATCTTTAGTTAAATAGAGgcaacaaatatttttctacAATCATAAAAACACACTAGTAGTACAATATTAACTTAGCTTATGCGTGTGTCGCTTTATCTTGTAAGCATGTCTTCATCATAAGTGTTTTATTAGATGTAAAGAAAAATTGCGTTGTGTTGTACAGTTCGATAGACAAAACACTTGGTCTTACAGTATTTGTTGTCAAAACCATTCGTCTTATAGATGGTGCATGATTCATGTTATATGTTTTGtagtttttaacatttaatcaaaattacagggtattgtgtttttccttaataattaataaataaccGAAACTTTGAAAATGATGTGAAGTTTGTGTGGTTTTAtgaataaacaaatattatGAATGCAAATTGAATCACCAAAGATAAAATATGTATGATCAAATTTGTTTGGGTGATAAATTTGTTTATATGtacttttctcttttagttgGTATTCCATGTGATACATCTTTCATAAACcacttatttaaatatatatatatataattcataagTTTTACTTAATGAATTCATCAACttgaataaattatttcatttttcattaataTCGTTTTATTTTAATGTGAAAATAAAGACTACTCACTAAATTGTATATcgtaatcaattttttattgaagCTTTTATGATATCATCTACTACCATGAGAGAcattattttgaaaagaaataaaatatttgaactttttttagaaaatacatCCTCAGTAGCTGATTCTATTGACAAGGGTGTAATAATGAACTACATGAATTAGTTCAACCAAAAACcaactgattttttttaatatctatttCATTTTAACAAGATAACTAGTCTTTGAACTATGTATCCAATAGAATTTTGGAAAAATCAATTCACAGCAGgtttccagattttttttttctagaaaataaaattaataaaaaagtcaatacaatattatttggagtttttttccttaaacataaaaaagtttaagaaaatgtattttttttccaaaaaacttGTCGTTTTTAAAGAATGTTATTGAACCTTAATTCTAAATATTACGACACCTATCACTTCTATgcgtattttgaattttaaaaatgtaaataatgtttttatttttagatttattattattatattgtgaTATTATATCTCTCTAAGgttgttttatatattatttaattattattgttttattaataGTGATTCAGTTATAGTTTAACAAAACCAATACCTTGATAGATTCAatgacaatttttattttagaaataattatTAACTCATGTCTGTTTTAATAGATAAGGAGGGGGCTTTATATCCCTATTAAATATTACGATGAATTTATAAAACATGGGGAAAACAATAAGGAGATGAAATTGTATTTATAatagatttttaaattttgttgagAAATGTGATGTTTAACATTTGTCATTTTTTCAAGGTTAATAACATATCAGGTTTAGAATGTGACTAATTTGTGTgagtaatttattattaaataaaaattaattttagaaataaaatataattaatcactatattaattaaattagatactaatttaaaatttaaaaaattatttatatataaaatagtttttattattaataaaattttataaaatagtttttaaattagttatcaaaattttatctcctaacattttaaattttaaattaatttccaaaaaattaataaaaaataatttaaaatataagatagtaagtaattaaaatctttactatatataaattttaaaattattttatatatttttattaataataaaaattaatttaaatatcaataatttatttagttaataaaatatttataatttaattaaataataactaattattttgttttttaaaattattttttatttgatgttttttttaagtgtatataaatatttgtagTAAGATTTAAACTGAGAGATaacacttttaatttttaatatatttgtaataaaGAACGTACCGGAATACcaataaattacattaaaatttatttattatgtaattttttttataatgactaattttaataatttatgtaatataatcaTAAGTTTGGAGCAGGGGAAAAACAAATTTTGCTCCAAAAAAAAGTAGATATTTAAATCATttgtacttatttttttttaactcttaAAGAAGTGTTGGTAAGTCGATGGTAACATTGACAGTAAAGTAACTGAAAAAGGTAGCTAACGTAGCACGCTACACCACCATGCGTTCCTCGCCGTCTGCAGTGGCGTCACCTAACTACTCCACCACCGTGTCACGTGCCTTCACATTGACGCAGCCTCAAGCACCACGTGCCTCACCCGTTAACCATTGCTTTCACCTAATATGCTCCCAACCTAGCAGCACTCATTCTCatctaaaaaaaacaaacacaaataaaataaataaattaattagaaaaaaacaaCCTAAGACCGTAGTCATCGCAAGAAAAGCACGGTTCTTGTACGCGGTGGGCCCCTTCCGACAGCTGGCATCTCTCCACGTGTCAATTTCCCCCCTTTTTTTATCACCACACACTGTGAAACATAAAACACGAAACAAAACACTCTCACACCACCCTAATTCCGAGagttgaaaatcaaagaaagcAAGGAAGAGTGAGAGAACAATATATTTAAGACGGAACAAAGACAAAAGCATATTCTTCCAAACTATtcattctttccttttttttttctagaacaACGTTCGGTTTGGTCTGGTCTTCCAGGGAAAACCACCGCCACTGTTCAATCCTCGAACTGTATTCCTCGCGTTCTCGTTTTCTTTAGGTTTTCTTGCGGTTCAAGATTGTTCATCGATCGATCTTCAAACATGCCTTCTAGTCACTTGCTTCTCGAGGAACCCATTAGGATGGTCTCCATCCTTGAGCCATCCAAGCAAGTTAGTTTTTCTTCACCTTTTCCTTTTCAATTTTTGGATCTATTttataaatcttataaaaatgttacttttttttacaGAGTTTTTTCCCCGCAATGACAAAGATCGTTGGTACTCTGGGTCCTAAATCCAGATCCGTTGAAACTATTTCTAGTTGTCTTAAAGCTGGCATGTCTGGTATGTTTTGTCACaccttttcccttttttttttctcagatTGTGAAGGTATTAGGTTTTGCTGAAAAACTGGTGGAGGGTTGTGTggttttttctgttttttttatggATGGTCTGATATTTATTGTTGTTGAGTGCAGTGGCTCGATTTGACTTTTCTTGGCATGATCCTGAGTATCATCAGGAGACTTTGGAAAATTTGAAGGTTGCTATCAAGAGTACTAAGAAGCTCTGTGCTGTGAGTTTTCTTCCTTATCTGTTGTTTCTTACAGTGGCTTT encodes the following:
- the LOC137830301 gene encoding leucine-rich repeat receptor-like protein kinase PXC1 — encoded protein: MMMKHHHVLFLIFLFFLPFFTFSLHHNDTRALTLFRRQSDVHGYLLSNWTGGDACPAAWRGVLCSPNGRVTALSLPSLNLRGPLDPLTPLTHLRLLDLHDNRLNGTVSPLFSNCTNIQLLYLAGNDFSGEIPPEISSLKSLLRLDLSDNNIRGKVDFLSNLTRLITLRLQNNLLSGEIPDLSSSMQNLREVNMTNNAFYGRLPNPMLKNFGVTAFSGNEGLCGATPLPVCSFTTNPPKDNDNSNENEPSQTVPSNPSSFPETSIIARPGKEHHKGLSPGVIVAIVVGNCVALLVMTSFLVAHCCARGRGSSLVGSGESYGKRKSGSSYNGSEKKVYGSGGGESDGTTGTDRSRLVFFDRRSEFELEDLLRASAEMLGKGSLGTVYRAVLDDGCTVAVKRLKDANPCARHEFEQYMDVIGKLKHPNVVRLKAYYYAKEEKLLVYDYLSNGSLHTLLHGNRGPGRIPLDWTTRISLMLGAARGLAKIHVEYSAAKVPHGNVKSSNVLLDKNGVACISDFGLSLLLNPVHAIARLGGYRAPEQEQHKRLSQQADVYSFGVLLLEVLTGRAPSSQYPSPARPRMEEEEQAVVDLPKWVRSVVKEEWTAEVFDQELLRYKNIEEELVSMLHVGLACVVAQPEKRPTMEEVVKMVEEIRVEQSPLGEDYDESRNSLSPSIPTTEDGLA
- the LOC137830302 gene encoding uncharacterized protein, coding for MASCDDDDDFSLLRDDNHHLHQPYAPHHHFSPSAVAVAPVPPKSVADDAEDYGNPFDDDGGSEKRKDREEIGEGAASYGFNKRSKAPPSSTGSAEYRKDREEWSDTAIVCLLEAYTEKFTQLNRGNLRGRDWEEVALVVSGRCENQSKSVEQCKNKVDNLKKRYKLERHRMSSGCISTSHWPWFKQLEQIVGNSLPAKFPDEDKAVVSAGTSPRQSKRYGVATPSTGGQANSMRSKALTNLRWRRVVFKISGAALTGSDTCNIDPKVAMLVSREVAIASRLGVEVAIVVGGRNFFSGDAWVTATGLERCTAYQVGMMATVMNSILLQSTLEKMGVQTRVQTSIAMQEFAEPYNRQRAIRHLEKGRVVIFGGISFGAGNPLFSTDIAAALRASELNAEAVLKGTNVDGVYDCNSRDNNFTFEHISFRELGSRGVTSMDASALTFCKGNAIPVVVFNLLEPGNISKALCGEQVGTLIDETGAVS